A section of the Acidobacterium capsulatum ATCC 51196 genome encodes:
- a CDS encoding single-stranded DNA-binding protein, whose amino-acid sequence MYQNKVTLIGFLGSDAEVHTNNDRSLTTLSLATKSSYKKDGKYIEHTEWHRCVVFGKLGEFAATLTRGAHIQVEGELRSRKYDSKKTNSEQTIWEIRVNSILKLDRAAKAAAEDDEDNPEEEAA is encoded by the coding sequence ATGTACCAGAACAAAGTCACCCTCATCGGATTCCTTGGCAGCGATGCCGAGGTTCACACCAACAACGACCGCAGCCTCACCACTCTCTCGCTGGCAACCAAGTCCTCTTACAAGAAAGACGGCAAGTACATCGAGCACACCGAATGGCACCGCTGCGTTGTCTTCGGCAAACTCGGAGAGTTTGCCGCCACGCTCACGAGGGGCGCACATATCCAGGTCGAGGGCGAGTTGCGCAGCCGCAAGTATGACAGCAAGAAGACCAACTCGGAGCAGACCATCTGGGAGATCCGGGTGAACTCCATCCTGAAGCTCGACCGCGCCGCCAAAGCAGCAGCGGAAGACGACGAGGACAACCCCGAGGAAGAGGCCGCATAG
- a CDS encoding Mu transposase domain-containing protein has translation MTPLGGQPDYDTSYLSHRQVAKDCLLSYRGNRYSVPHAYAGKSVAVREPLDVRVIRIFHQRDLIAEHRMATGKGQAVIDPAHYAGLPRRVRRSTAPISAPTTELTPGPGVGLHHPVPVVELRSLDIYEEVAHVATV, from the coding sequence TTGACGCCACTCGGCGGCCAGCCGGATTACGATACCAGTTACCTCAGCCATCGCCAGGTGGCGAAGGATTGCCTGCTGAGTTATCGCGGCAACCGCTATTCGGTGCCGCATGCGTATGCCGGCAAGAGCGTGGCGGTACGGGAACCTCTGGATGTGCGCGTCATCCGCATCTTTCATCAGCGGGACCTGATCGCCGAACACCGCATGGCCACAGGCAAGGGCCAGGCGGTCATCGACCCGGCGCACTATGCCGGCTTGCCGCGCAGGGTCCGTAGATCAACGGCTCCGATATCAGCGCCAACCACGGAGCTAACGCCCGGTCCCGGCGTCGGCTTGCATCATCCCGTGCCCGTGGTGGAGCTCCGCTCGCTGGATATCTACGAGGAGGTGGCCCATGTCGCTACAGTCTGA
- a CDS encoding TrbG/VirB9 family P-type conjugative transfer protein, translated as MKPLIPVAVILSLTFACASSRAATHPPQPQPNPPRTVIVTATAAPPVIDTALLQSTLLILPPQEKVANVFAGDTVDWVIDGGHVASRFLSVKPKTAGAETDIHIISDHGNEYTLELREVSGETDPHFDSKVFLEPGDKAAKARLIELPIFVPAAELKAEKEELKSAEATEAAAIRKERAKAEEFRSQYPGTLRFDFTWNKSKGNALGLHEIWHDSKFTYLRGDFEETPALYEVKAGKPSLINYDFNDGLYTVPKELARGYLIIGKQKVEFHRTDGSR; from the coding sequence ATGAAACCGCTCATTCCCGTTGCCGTCATTCTGTCCCTCACCTTTGCCTGTGCTTCGTCACGGGCCGCGACTCACCCTCCACAACCGCAGCCCAATCCGCCGCGCACGGTCATCGTGACTGCGACGGCAGCGCCGCCGGTCATCGATACCGCCCTGCTTCAATCGACGTTGCTGATCCTGCCCCCGCAGGAAAAGGTCGCCAACGTCTTTGCAGGCGACACGGTCGATTGGGTCATCGACGGCGGGCACGTCGCCAGCCGCTTTCTCAGTGTCAAGCCCAAGACCGCGGGGGCCGAAACCGATATTCACATTATTTCGGACCACGGCAACGAGTACACGCTGGAGTTGCGCGAGGTCTCCGGGGAGACCGACCCGCATTTTGATTCCAAGGTTTTCCTGGAGCCGGGCGATAAGGCCGCGAAGGCCCGGCTCATTGAGTTGCCAATATTTGTGCCTGCGGCTGAGCTAAAAGCTGAAAAAGAAGAGTTAAAGTCCGCGGAGGCCACGGAAGCCGCCGCCATTCGGAAGGAACGGGCGAAAGCGGAGGAATTCCGCAGTCAATATCCCGGCACGCTGCGCTTTGACTTCACTTGGAACAAATCCAAGGGCAATGCTCTGGGCCTTCACGAAATCTGGCATGACAGCAAATTTACTTACCTGCGCGGCGATTTTGAAGAGACGCCGGCGCTCTATGAAGTCAAGGCCGGAAAGCCTTCGCTGATCAATTACGACTTCAACGACGGCCTGTACACCGTTCCGAAGGAACTGGCTCGCGGCTATCTCATCATCGGCAAGCAGAAGGTGGAGTTCCACCGCACGGATGGGAGCCGCTAG
- a CDS encoding helix-turn-helix domain-containing protein gives MLRLEDFMEIQKLHHEGWSVTEIARHLSIDRKTVRKYLREAPRAYERKPKSWKIDPWRPWLRERWEQGVHNASRLFMEMRK, from the coding sequence ATGCTGCGACTGGAGGATTTCATGGAGATACAGAAGCTGCATCATGAGGGCTGGAGCGTGACGGAGATCGCCCGGCATCTGAGCATCGACCGCAAGACGGTGCGGAAGTACCTGCGGGAAGCGCCGCGGGCGTATGAACGCAAGCCGAAGAGCTGGAAGATCGATCCCTGGCGGCCCTGGCTGCGGGAGCGCTGGGAGCAGGGCGTGCATAACGCCAGCCGGTTATTTATGGAGATGCGCAAGTGA
- a CDS encoding CpaF family protein — protein sequence MSYELILPFFPEELRALLLDPSISDLMMNGTTGVFADRGGRIERVALSMPYTNDRLQAAIERVARVLGQDLTSQNPILNTRLPDGSRVAVVGPPSSIHGATLTIRKFNRWYSSDVLVASGTMTQQVRDAVVGLIHERRNGIISGGTGSGKTTLMKALLDHVPAKERLIVIEQPAELKIAHPNAVRWEAVDAIPGQVAITTSQLVAAALRHRPDRIIMGEIRDECGYDLLQAMNTGHGGTLSTLHADSALDALDRLADMALSARTNLNQAFVRSQTGKAVDFVLHCERDAGGRRRVRELLTVSGYDLKSESFETEVVYRASSA from the coding sequence GTGAGCTACGAACTCATCCTGCCGTTCTTTCCCGAGGAGTTGCGGGCGCTGCTGCTCGACCCGTCGATCTCCGACCTGATGATGAACGGGACCACCGGCGTCTTTGCAGACCGGGGCGGCAGGATCGAGCGTGTCGCACTCTCGATGCCATACACCAACGACCGCCTGCAGGCCGCGATTGAACGGGTCGCGCGCGTCCTCGGGCAGGATCTCACCAGCCAGAATCCCATCCTCAACACCCGCCTGCCGGACGGCTCCCGCGTGGCGGTCGTCGGTCCTCCGTCTTCCATTCATGGGGCGACGCTGACCATTCGCAAATTCAACCGCTGGTATTCCTCGGACGTACTGGTGGCATCGGGCACGATGACGCAGCAGGTCCGCGATGCGGTCGTTGGGCTTATCCACGAGCGCAGGAACGGCATCATCAGCGGTGGTACGGGATCGGGCAAGACGACGCTGATGAAGGCGCTGCTCGACCATGTCCCAGCCAAGGAGCGGCTCATCGTGATCGAGCAGCCCGCAGAGCTGAAGATTGCCCACCCGAACGCCGTGCGCTGGGAGGCCGTCGATGCTATCCCTGGCCAGGTAGCCATCACGACCAGCCAGCTCGTAGCTGCTGCGCTGCGCCACCGTCCCGACCGGATCATCATGGGCGAGATACGCGACGAGTGCGGCTATGACCTGCTCCAGGCCATGAATACAGGCCACGGTGGAACGCTCTCGACGCTCCATGCAGACTCCGCGCTCGATGCGCTGGACCGGTTGGCCGACATGGCGCTCAGTGCCCGCACCAATCTCAATCAGGCGTTTGTGCGTTCGCAGACGGGCAAGGCTGTCGATTTCGTCCTGCATTGCGAGCGCGATGCCGGGGGCCGCCGCCGAGTCCGGGAACTGCTTACGGTTTCCGGTTACGACCTTAAGAGCGAATCCTTTGAGACGGAGGTCGTCTATCGCGCTTCCTCTGCCTGA
- the istB gene encoding IS21-like element helper ATPase IstB translates to MSLQSERLLNHMQRLRLSHLPNCYEAIAEEASAKDLPYLDFLEQALEAESQAKHTRNVRLKTQWAHFPYNKGLDQFDFDFQPSVDERKLRELAGLAFLERKENVLLLGPPGVGKTHLAIALGTEAIVAGNTVYFVTVQDLVQQFQRARDENKLKERMTLLVKPKLLILDEMGYLALDPFAATCLFRLVSERYEKGSIIVTSNKSYGDWGTIFADNVIASAILDRLLHHSTTINIKGESYRLKDKKKAGVIAAKTPNREGA, encoded by the coding sequence ATGTCGCTACAGTCTGAACGTCTGCTCAACCACATGCAGCGGCTGCGCTTGTCGCACCTGCCTAACTGCTATGAAGCCATCGCCGAAGAGGCTTCAGCCAAGGACCTGCCCTATCTGGATTTCCTGGAGCAGGCCCTGGAAGCCGAGAGCCAGGCCAAGCACACGCGCAACGTGCGCCTGAAGACCCAATGGGCGCATTTCCCCTACAACAAGGGCCTGGACCAGTTCGATTTCGACTTCCAGCCCTCGGTCGACGAGCGCAAACTGCGCGAGCTGGCCGGTCTGGCGTTTCTGGAACGTAAGGAGAACGTGCTGCTGCTCGGCCCGCCCGGAGTGGGTAAAACGCATCTGGCCATCGCGCTCGGCACCGAGGCCATCGTGGCCGGAAACACGGTCTACTTCGTCACCGTGCAGGACCTGGTGCAGCAGTTCCAGCGCGCCCGCGACGAGAACAAGCTCAAGGAGCGGATGACCCTGCTGGTCAAGCCCAAGCTGCTGATCCTGGATGAAATGGGCTATCTGGCGCTGGATCCCTTCGCCGCCACCTGCCTGTTCCGGCTGGTCAGCGAGCGCTATGAAAAGGGATCGATCATCGTTACCTCAAACAAGAGCTATGGCGACTGGGGCACGATCTTCGCTGACAACGTGATTGCGTCGGCGATTCTGGATCGTCTGCTGCACCACTCCACCACCATCAACATCAAGGGCGAGAGCTACCGGCTCAAGGACAAGAAGAAGGCCGGGGTGATCGCCGCCAAAACCCCCAACAGGGAAGGAGCCTGA
- a CDS encoding RepB family DNA primase, which yields MNQVAQTFLTRCFALDETIALLLRSELPAKVMQRVVRLEQALSPKYLAWLVYENQHGANIYVAMNTLRAGSRKRTKESIECVRHLYLDMDSDGDQKLAALRGSDAVPTATAILSTSSGKYQVLWRVEGFDFEQQELTLKLLANAFGGDPACTDCNRVLRIPGFLNCKYDPAHRVTVEYPDDSVWTPEDC from the coding sequence ATGAACCAGGTCGCACAAACCTTTCTCACCCGTTGCTTCGCGCTTGATGAAACGATTGCATTGCTCCTGCGCTCCGAATTACCGGCGAAGGTGATGCAGCGGGTTGTCAGGCTGGAACAGGCGCTCTCGCCGAAATACCTCGCCTGGCTCGTCTACGAGAACCAGCATGGCGCGAATATCTACGTGGCCATGAATACGCTCCGCGCCGGTAGCAGGAAGCGCACCAAAGAGAGCATTGAATGCGTCCGCCATCTCTATCTCGACATGGACAGTGACGGCGACCAGAAGCTGGCTGCTCTTCGCGGCTCCGACGCTGTGCCGACGGCCACCGCAATCCTCTCCACATCATCCGGCAAGTATCAAGTCCTCTGGCGTGTCGAGGGCTTTGACTTCGAGCAGCAGGAACTGACGCTCAAGCTGCTCGCAAACGCCTTCGGCGGTGATCCGGCCTGCACCGATTGCAACCGGGTGTTGCGTATCCCCGGCTTCCTCAACTGCAAGTACGATCCTGCCCACCGCGTGACCGTCGAATATCCCGACGATTCCGTCTGGACGCCAGAGGACTGTTAG
- a CDS encoding TrbI/VirB10 family protein gives MSEPNENTPATVPEQPVAKLPVRKTMPVVIALVVIVALIGIANLTSLLHGNRKAAPPGTVPAMRPAAPNAQEVSSFETQQQLQAKRDTQQRQYRQELAQAKQELQSAEAQPGPEGNNVPPMTAEQRAAIYGSSPNAPVITSEASQARAEAKQRVLAKQREHQQAIDSDTEAIDFEQKAPSSENVQPEVPESVKNTGTTKSSAVQPTSFHKKNTGNAASAMAPYNFDHYQGKLYRIFEGTILEGVVTNHIDGGFSGPVLVMLTTDYYSHNHQHLLLPQGTRLIGTVQSVGNAQQRKLFVVFHRAICPDGFSLSLDNYVGLDQIGTTGLATKVHHGYFQAFAAAAAIGGLGGLAQIGNNGTILDPSTQIRNGISEQSAAEGEQVLNHFLDRLPVITLKEGSRARIYVSHDILVPSYAEHRVNPNL, from the coding sequence ATGTCCGAGCCGAATGAAAACACGCCTGCAACGGTTCCCGAGCAGCCAGTGGCCAAGCTGCCCGTGCGAAAGACAATGCCTGTAGTGATTGCGCTGGTCGTGATCGTGGCGCTGATCGGTATCGCTAACCTGACCAGTCTGCTACATGGAAACCGGAAGGCCGCACCGCCAGGAACCGTGCCCGCCATGCGCCCGGCAGCGCCGAACGCGCAGGAAGTCAGCAGCTTCGAGACGCAGCAACAGTTGCAGGCCAAGCGTGACACCCAGCAGCGGCAGTATCGGCAAGAGCTGGCCCAGGCGAAACAAGAATTGCAATCGGCGGAAGCCCAGCCCGGCCCCGAAGGGAATAATGTGCCGCCGATGACCGCCGAACAGCGCGCGGCCATTTATGGCAGCAGCCCCAACGCTCCGGTGATCACATCCGAGGCTTCCCAAGCACGAGCGGAGGCGAAGCAGCGGGTCTTAGCAAAGCAGAGGGAGCACCAGCAAGCCATCGACAGCGACACCGAAGCCATTGATTTTGAGCAGAAAGCTCCATCCTCGGAAAACGTACAGCCCGAAGTTCCTGAATCCGTAAAAAACACGGGAACAACAAAGTCATCCGCTGTGCAGCCCACTTCCTTTCACAAGAAGAACACCGGCAACGCCGCCAGCGCAATGGCACCCTACAACTTCGATCACTACCAGGGGAAGCTCTATCGCATCTTCGAGGGCACGATTCTGGAGGGTGTCGTCACCAATCACATCGACGGCGGCTTCAGCGGCCCGGTCTTGGTCATGCTGACCACGGACTACTACTCGCACAATCATCAGCATCTGCTCTTGCCGCAAGGAACCCGCCTGATCGGCACGGTCCAGAGCGTCGGTAATGCCCAGCAGCGCAAGCTCTTCGTGGTCTTCCACCGTGCCATTTGTCCCGATGGATTTTCTCTCAGCCTCGACAACTACGTCGGCCTCGACCAGATCGGTACGACCGGCCTCGCCACCAAAGTTCACCACGGATACTTTCAGGCCTTCGCCGCCGCCGCCGCGATTGGCGGTCTGGGCGGACTCGCACAGATCGGTAATAACGGCACGATCCTCGATCCCTCGACTCAGATTCGCAACGGCATCTCCGAGCAGTCCGCCGCCGAAGGCGAACAGGTGCTCAATCACTTTCTGGACCGCTTGCCGGTCATCACGCTCAAGGAAGGCTCGCGCGCCCGCATCTACGTCAGCCACGACATTCTTGTCCCGTCCTACGCGGAACATCGCGTCAACCCCAATCTCTAA
- a CDS encoding VirB8/TrbF family protein: MSTHTAPVEESLTPAQALLTDQVGNEVYASHYAERKAYRLILGCGTVLLCGSMWLNFSLATRPVVDRYIRINAMGRAQAIQYSDLDFTPRDGEVRTYLTDWADYRYTIHPDTIATKYPLNYYFLSQSLASRLMSEDNQNHLVSKVMSGEIEQSDVVVRDVTITSMSVQKVQGEKIARGTALVALDRIYSPTHSQHPRTEHWMVSVTYYLNPAQVSRQAQIFPQFETINPLGLTITQFHENEVSVDPLTVGTSAPSAGSVKP; this comes from the coding sequence ATGTCCACGCACACAGCACCCGTTGAAGAATCCCTGACTCCAGCGCAAGCGCTCCTGACCGACCAGGTCGGCAACGAGGTCTACGCCTCGCATTACGCGGAGCGGAAAGCCTATCGCCTCATCCTCGGCTGCGGAACCGTGCTGCTGTGCGGTTCTATGTGGCTCAACTTCTCGCTCGCCACCCGCCCGGTCGTCGATCGCTACATCCGCATTAATGCCATGGGCCGCGCCCAGGCCATCCAGTACAGTGACCTCGACTTCACGCCGCGCGATGGGGAGGTGCGGACGTATCTTACCGACTGGGCCGACTACCGCTATACGATCCATCCCGACACCATCGCCACCAAGTATCCATTGAACTACTACTTCCTTTCCCAATCGCTGGCCTCACGGCTGATGTCAGAGGACAACCAGAACCACCTTGTCTCGAAGGTCATGTCCGGAGAGATCGAGCAGAGCGACGTTGTGGTTCGCGATGTGACCATTACCTCCATGTCCGTCCAGAAGGTGCAGGGCGAGAAGATAGCGCGTGGAACCGCGCTGGTGGCTCTCGACCGTATCTACTCCCCAACTCACTCCCAGCATCCTCGCACCGAGCACTGGATGGTCAGCGTGACTTACTACTTGAACCCCGCCCAAGTCAGCCGGCAGGCTCAGATCTTCCCGCAGTTCGAAACTATCAATCCGCTGGGCCTGACCATCACGCAATTTCACGAGAACGAGGTCTCGGTAGACCCGCTTACGGTTGGCACGAGCGCGCCCTCCGCAGGAAGTGTGAAGCCGTGA